A single window of Neurospora crassa OR74A linkage group VII, whole genome shotgun sequence DNA harbors:
- a CDS encoding transcription elongation factor spt-5 has protein sequence MASNSWQFAGADDESDDDNFNPAPADMSDEENNDNDEETTHNHRPAGKTVRQASSPVPDEEEEEEEHDEEEDARPAKRSRRDHHDDDEDEEQDEEENEEIDEEEEEDEEEEEDEEDEDDVHGGNRRKRRNKDRRAAFFDIEAEVDDEDEGEDEVGDGEEIEDFIDNAHPDDIADSGRLNDDRRHRELDRRREMEASLDAEKQAEILRERYGKRAPARGYGDMAIVPRRLLLPSVEDPSIWAVRCKEGKEREVIFSIMRRIEERMGTKNEVPITAAFERGGINSVMKGYIYVEAQRQNDILVALDGILNVYPRSNMHLVEIKDMPDLLRVIKTPNLEPGAWVRLKKPAKHAGDLAQVIDVTENGLEARVRFIPRLDYGVRDDPVFQADGKRKRPGVPGPRPPQRLFSEAEARKRHPRYLQGNPQTNSWNYNGDDFENGFQVKDIKIQQLEVKNVNPTLEEVTKFASGAEDGTENLDLKALAATLKDSAKSVAYVPGDIIEVYEGEQQGVIGKATNVQGDIVTLQVTEGDLAGRTIDVPNKGLRKRFRIGDHVKVIGGSRFRDEVGMVVKIVDDRVTLLTDQTNTEITVFSKDLREASDIGGQGSLGQYSLLDLVQLDATTVGCIVKVDRESVVVLDQNGDTKQVQPSQITNKLPKRKFAVAADRNGSEIRLDDVVREYGGQQRQGKIIHIHRSYIFLHTTTTNENAGVFVTRANSVTTVAAKGGRNTATAGPDLSAMNPALKRNPTASGKQMPAPRTFGPDRAINQTVVIRRGGYKGLLGIVKDTTDTHARVELHSRGKIITIPKADLSFKDKVTGKTIDINQRGGSRGGFGGGGRGGGEFGSRTPMASGGSDRTPAWGSSRSTARTPAWNRDAGGSRTPAWNDGSRTVNPYDGSRTPYGGATAYGGIGSRTPAWHSGSRTPAPDSFGHGSKTPAWSAGSDSWGSKTPGYGASAPTPGASGDAWGYTPGASGGGNSSSAYDAPTPGGGLSAPTPGAALNAPTPGAYSAPTPAAVSAPTPGAWQGGWGSGGDAVSAPTPGALGAPTPGAPGYADDD, from the exons ATGGCGTCAAACAGCTGGCAGTTCGCcggcgccgacgacgagTCCGACGATGACAACTTCAACCCCGCCCCCGCCGACATGTCGGACGAGgagaacaacgacaacgacgaagaGACCACGCACAACCACCGCCCCGCTGGTAAGACCGTGAGGCAGGCTAGTAGCCCGGTAccagacgaagaagaggaagaggaggaacatgacgaagaggaagacgcgCGCCCGGCCAAGCGATCGCGTCGAGATCAccacgacgatgacgaggatgaagagcaagatgaagaggagaacgaggagatagatgaggaggaagaggaggacgaagaggaagaggaagatgaggaagacgaggatgatgttCATGGT GGCAATCGTCGCAAGCGTCGCAACAAGGACCGTAGAGCTGCCTTCTTCGATATCGAAGCCGAAgttgacgacgaagacgagggaGAAGACGAAGTCGGCGACGGTGAAGAGATAGAGGACTTCATCGACAATGCCCACCCTGACGATATTGCCGACAGCGGCCGCCTTAACGATGACAGAAGACACCGCGAGCTCGACCGCCGCCGAGAGATGGAGGCCAGCCTCGACGCTGAGAAACAGGCAGAGATCCTGCGTGAGCGCTACGGCAAGCGCGCCCCGGCTAGAGGTTACGGAGACATGGCCATTGTGCCCCGTCGCTTGCTTCTTCCCAGTGTCGAGGACCCCAGCATTTGGGCCGTCAGGtgtaaagaaggaaaggagcgTGAGGTCATCTTCTCGATTATGCGTCGTATCGAAGAGCGAATGGGCACCAAGAACGAGGTCCCCATCACGGCTGCTTTCGAACGTGGTGGTATCAACTCGGTCATGAAGGGATACATCTACGTTGAGGCTCAAAGACAGAACGATATTCTCGTGGCTCTCGATGGCATTCTCAACGTTTATCCCAGGAGCAACATGCACCTCGTCGAGATCAAGGACATGCCCGACCTCCTGCGTGTCATCAAGACGCCTAACCTGGAGCCCGGCGCTTGGGTTCGTCTCAAGAAGCCGGCCAAGCACGCCGGTGATCTTGCTCAGGTTATCGACGTTACAGAAAACGGCCTCGAGGCCAGAGTCCGTTTCATTCCCAGACTCGACTACGGTGTCAGGGATGACCCCGTCTTCCAGGCCGATGGCAAGCGCAAGCGCCCCGGTGTGCCCGGCCCTCGTCCTCCCCAGCGTCTGTTCAGTGAAGCCGAGGCGCGCAAGAGACACCCCCGTTACCTCCAGGGGAACCCGCAGACCAACAGCTGGAACTACAACGGCGATGATTTCGAGAACGGTTTCCAGGTGAAAGACATCAAGATCCAGCAGCTCGAGGTCAAGAATGTCAACCCTACGTTGGAGGAGGTTACCAAGTTCGCCAGTGGAGCCGAGGACGGTACAGAGAACCTCGATCTTAAGGCTCTTGCTGCTACTCTCAAGGATAGCGCTAAGAGTGTTGCGTACGTCCCTGGTGATATTATCGAGGTGTATGAGGGCGAGCAGCAGGGTGTCATCGGCAAGGCCACCAATGTTCAAGGCGACATCGTCACATTGCAGGTTACCGAGGGTGATCTTGCTGGCCGGACCATCGACGTCCCCAACAAGGGTCTGCGCAAGAGGTTCAGGATTGGTGACCACGTCAAGGTCATTGGTGGCAGCCGGTTCCGTGACGAAGTTGGTATGGTTGTCAAGATCGTGGACGACAGAGTCACCCTCCTCACAGACCAGACCAACACGGAGATCACCGTGTTCAGCAAAGACCTCCGTGAGGCATCTGATATTGGTGGCCAAGGCTCTCTTGGACAGTACTCCCTCTTGGATCTTGTGCAGTTGGATGCCACGACTGTCGGCTGCATCGTTAAGGTTGATCGCGAGTCAGTCGTGGTGCTAGACCAGAACGGCGATACCAAACAGGTCCAGCCGTCGCAAATCACCAACAAGCTCCCCAAGAGGAAGTTCGCTGTGGCTGCTGACCGCAACGGCTCCGAAATCAGGCTGGACGACGTGGTCCGTGAATATGGTGGCCAGCAACGCCAGGGCAAGATCATTCACATTCATCGCTCTTACATTTTCCTTcacaccacgaccaccaacGAGAATGCTGGTGTTTTCGTCACTCGGGCTAACAGCGTCACCACGGTCGCGGCCAAGGGTGGTCGCAACACTGCTACTGCGGGCCCAGATCTCAGTGCGATGAACCCAGCCCTGAAGCGGAACCCCACTGCTAGCGGCAAGCAAATGCCAGCTCCGCGAACCTTCGGACCTGATCGGGCCATTAACCAAACCGTGGTTATTAGACGCGGTGGTTACAAGGGCTTGCTCGGAATCGTCAAGGACACAACGGACACTCATGCTCGTGTGGAGCTGCACTCTAGGGGAAAGATTATCACCATTCCCAAGGCTGATTTGAGCTTCAAGGACAAGGTCACTGGCAAGACCATTGACATCAACCAGCGCGGTGGCAGCCGTGGTGGctttggtggaggaggacgtgGTGGCGGCGAGTTTGGAAGCAGGACCCCTATGGCTTCGGGCGGATCGGATCGTACACCGGCTTGGGGCTCTTCTCGAT CCACAGCCCGTACCCCTGCCTGGAACCGCGACGCTGGCGGCTCGCGTACACCGGCCTGGAACGACGGCTCCCGTACCGTCAATCCCTACGACGGCAGCCGCACTCCTTACGGTGGTGCTACCGCCTACGGTGGCATCGGATCCCGCACTCCGGCGTGGCACTCGGGTTCTCGCACCCCCGCCCCCGACAGCTTCGGCCACGGCTCCAAAACACCAGCCTGGTCGGCCGGCTCCGACAGCTGGGGCTCCAAAACGCCCGGTTACGGTGCCTCTGCTCCTACGCCTGGGGCTAGCGGCGATGCCTGGGGCTACACGCCCGGCGCTTCAGGCGGCGGTAACTCATCCTCAGCTTACGATGCGCCCACGCCCGGTGGCGGTCTAAGCGCGCCCACTCCCGGCGCGGCACTCAACGCTCCTACACCTGGGGCGTACTCGGCTCCGACGCCGGCTGCTGTCAGCGCGCCCACTCCTGGGGCCTGGCAGGGTGGCTGGGGAAGTGGCGGTGATGCTGTAAGTGCGCCGACACCGGGTGCCCTGGGTGCCCCTACGCCGGGAGCACCGGGCTATGCGGATGATGATTAG